A genome region from Polyangiaceae bacterium includes the following:
- a CDS encoding isochorismate synthase: MIELVAQAIERLSQSTAGADDVLAIAVAAPYVPPTRLVAACSGELSVSFWHGSPRTGETPLALVGFGEATRIDGHGPERIAQAADGTRRVFETLREERTREASKAPGPFFLGGLSFRPNAEREPWSAFADASFSLPRWLYVCRGTEAWLWLCVRAERIELDRRVVLGELETLEAAMKGAEQLRQRARASDVPSVVARLDVADRDAFCALVADAIACIHTRATDKIVAVASSRVTFDEPIDAAVVLQRLDEAYPDTTRFAIQRGERVFVGASPERLVARHGRHVDSDALAGTARRGADDATIVRALLSSSKDRREHALVVESIAAVLAARCSSLDVPEEPRIRTLRNVHHLWTPMRGVLRNGTHVLSLVEALHPTPAVAGTPRDRATAWIAEHEPTSRGWYTGAVGYFDAAGDGEFAVAIRAGLVGKRDAFLYAGAGIVEASDPPAEYAETRAKEAPMLAALGIVP, encoded by the coding sequence GTGATCGAGCTCGTCGCTCAGGCCATCGAGCGTTTGTCGCAAAGCACCGCGGGAGCCGATGATGTCCTGGCGATTGCCGTCGCGGCGCCGTACGTGCCGCCGACTCGACTCGTCGCTGCGTGCTCGGGTGAGCTTTCGGTGTCGTTTTGGCACGGATCACCACGCACCGGCGAAACGCCGTTGGCGCTCGTGGGGTTTGGCGAGGCTACGCGTATCGATGGTCATGGGCCGGAGCGAATTGCGCAAGCGGCAGACGGCACGCGCCGGGTATTTGAAACGCTACGCGAAGAACGTACGCGTGAGGCATCCAAGGCGCCTGGACCGTTCTTCTTGGGAGGTTTGTCTTTCCGACCGAATGCCGAGCGAGAGCCTTGGTCTGCGTTTGCCGATGCGAGTTTTTCGCTACCGCGATGGCTTTACGTTTGTCGAGGTACCGAGGCTTGGCTTTGGTTGTGCGTGCGGGCCGAGCGCATCGAGTTGGACAGGCGAGTCGTTCTCGGAGAGCTCGAGACGCTGGAAGCAGCCATGAAAGGCGCAGAGCAGCTTCGCCAACGGGCTCGAGCGTCGGATGTGCCAAGCGTCGTGGCGCGTTTGGATGTCGCCGATCGAGACGCTTTTTGTGCGCTGGTGGCCGACGCCATCGCGTGCATTCACACGCGTGCGACGGACAAGATCGTGGCGGTTGCATCGAGTCGCGTGACGTTCGACGAACCGATCGATGCAGCAGTGGTACTTCAACGTTTGGACGAGGCATATCCGGATACCACGCGATTTGCGATTCAGCGGGGCGAGCGAGTGTTTGTCGGGGCCTCGCCCGAGCGGCTCGTTGCGCGGCATGGGCGTCATGTCGATAGCGATGCGCTTGCAGGAACTGCGAGGCGCGGTGCGGATGACGCAACCATCGTACGCGCGCTTCTTTCGAGCTCGAAGGATCGGCGTGAACACGCACTGGTCGTCGAATCGATTGCTGCGGTTCTGGCTGCTCGATGTTCGTCGCTCGATGTTCCGGAAGAACCTCGCATTCGCACGCTGCGCAACGTCCACCATTTGTGGACGCCCATGCGTGGGGTTTTACGCAATGGAACCCATGTGCTGTCGCTCGTCGAAGCGCTGCACCCGACGCCCGCCGTAGCTGGCACGCCGCGCGACCGCGCAACGGCGTGGATTGCCGAACATGAGCCGACGTCGCGAGGTTGGTACACGGGAGCCGTTGGATATTTCGATGCCGCGGGCGACGGCGAGTTTGCCGTGGCTATTCGTGCAGGGCTCGTGGGCAAACGTGATGCGTTTCTGTACGCAGGCGCGGGCATCGTCGAAGCATCCGATCCACCTGCGGAATACGCGGAAACGCGCGCGAAAGAAGCGCCCATGCTCGCGGCGCTCGGGATCGTCCCATGA
- a CDS encoding polyprenyl synthetase family protein produces the protein MSIATYPIKRVAPPSHDVVGSLERGCVDHGIDPLAHRLADLRAFLAGDLDEVDRAIAAVGAGGKTRAEASVRHLLAQDGKRIRPICVALAAHVGRGFTDAARTYAVAVELVHNATLLHDDVVDLGVRRRGAEAARMIYGNAASIFGGDWLLVEALRDIQRVGNADVLGRMLDVVREMVIAESMQLERRGKLDTNVNEYFQIIEGKTASLFRWAMFAGAVAGGVSDAARDALVDYGRKVGVAFQVVDDVLDVAGDAETTGKTLLADLAEGKMTYPMLRALERRPDLAPMLEVACAGGDVAPELGARIATVLRSSGVIEESVELARRLCHEAISALEVVPEGIAKTALVAVARATPERRR, from the coding sequence ATGTCGATTGCAACATACCCCATCAAACGCGTCGCTCCGCCTTCCCACGACGTCGTGGGAAGCCTCGAGCGGGGATGTGTCGATCATGGAATCGATCCCCTCGCTCATCGATTGGCAGATTTGCGCGCGTTCCTTGCTGGCGATCTCGACGAGGTCGATCGTGCGATTGCGGCTGTCGGTGCAGGAGGAAAAACGCGTGCCGAAGCGAGCGTTCGTCATCTGCTCGCGCAGGATGGAAAGCGCATTCGCCCCATTTGCGTCGCGCTTGCGGCGCACGTTGGACGCGGGTTCACGGACGCCGCGCGCACGTATGCGGTAGCCGTCGAGCTCGTGCACAACGCGACGCTCCTTCACGACGACGTCGTGGATTTGGGCGTGCGCAGGCGCGGTGCAGAAGCGGCGCGCATGATCTACGGCAATGCGGCGAGCATCTTCGGTGGCGATTGGCTCCTCGTCGAAGCGCTTCGGGACATCCAGCGTGTTGGCAATGCCGACGTGCTCGGTCGCATGCTCGACGTCGTGCGCGAGATGGTCATCGCTGAATCGATGCAGCTCGAACGTCGAGGCAAACTCGATACGAACGTGAACGAATATTTCCAAATCATCGAAGGAAAGACCGCATCGCTGTTCCGTTGGGCAATGTTTGCCGGCGCCGTTGCAGGCGGAGTTTCCGACGCTGCACGTGATGCGCTCGTCGATTACGGTCGAAAGGTCGGCGTTGCGTTTCAGGTCGTCGATGACGTGCTCGATGTCGCGGGAGACGCTGAAACGACGGGCAAGACGCTGCTTGCGGATCTTGCCGAAGGAAAGATGACGTACCCGATGTTGCGCGCGCTCGAGCGACGTCCGGATCTCGCTCCAATGCTCGAAGTTGCATGTGCGGGAGGCGATGTCGCACCCGAGCTCGGAGCACGAATCGCAACGGTGCTGCGCTCGTCTGGCGTCATCGAAGAATCGGTCGAGCTTGCGCGCCGGCTGTGCCACGAAGCCATTTCGGCGCTCGAAGTCGTCCCGGAGGGGATTGCCAAAACTGCGCTCGTTGCCGTTGCACGCGCGACGCCGGAGCGGAGGAGGTAG
- a CDS encoding 1,4-dihydroxy-2-naphthoate polyprenyltransferase — MTEVRAGSLRAWILASRPATLTAAIVPVLVGSAVAHAVGGFRLLPALAALVGAMLIQIATNFANDVFDHEKGADTEDRLGPTRATASGLLTARQMRAALVTTLALTLIPGAYLVWVGGWPIVVIGIASMLSGVAYTGGPYPLGYHGLGDVFVFVFFGLVAVCGTVFVQANSIPLLAWLAASAVGAIATAILVVNNVRDRETDVKAGKRTLAVRLGKRGGIIEYVGLFVVAYAVPVLAIVLTNAGLWVLLPLMTVPLAVHLAIALATKEGRPLNAVLGQTAMLLLVYGVLLSVGLVLSPRGA, encoded by the coding sequence ATGACCGAGGTGCGTGCGGGATCGCTCCGGGCGTGGATTCTTGCGTCGCGACCGGCAACGCTCACGGCGGCGATCGTACCGGTGCTCGTTGGGAGCGCAGTCGCGCATGCGGTGGGCGGTTTCCGATTGCTTCCGGCGCTCGCGGCGCTTGTCGGCGCGATGCTGATTCAGATTGCGACGAACTTTGCGAACGACGTGTTCGACCATGAAAAAGGCGCGGACACGGAGGATCGGCTCGGGCCGACGCGCGCGACGGCGTCGGGGCTTTTGACGGCGCGTCAGATGCGCGCGGCGCTCGTGACGACCCTCGCGCTCACGCTGATTCCCGGTGCGTACTTGGTGTGGGTCGGTGGTTGGCCAATCGTTGTCATTGGCATTGCGTCGATGCTCAGCGGCGTCGCGTACACCGGCGGCCCGTATCCGCTCGGTTATCACGGTCTTGGCGATGTGTTCGTTTTTGTCTTTTTCGGGCTTGTCGCCGTGTGCGGCACGGTGTTCGTCCAGGCAAACTCGATTCCGCTCCTCGCATGGCTTGCAGCGTCCGCGGTCGGAGCGATTGCGACGGCGATTCTCGTCGTGAACAACGTCCGCGATCGCGAGACGGATGTGAAGGCAGGCAAGCGGACGCTTGCGGTTCGTCTGGGAAAACGTGGGGGAATCATCGAGTACGTGGGGCTGTTTGTCGTGGCGTATGCCGTTCCCGTGTTGGCGATTGTCCTGACGAACGCAGGTCTTTGGGTGCTTTTGCCGCTGATGACTGTGCCGCTCGCGGTGCATCTCGCGATTGCGCTTGCGACGAAGGAAGGACGACCGCTCAACGCTGTTCTGGGACAAACCGCCATGCTCTTGCTCGTGTACGGCGTGCTGCTTTCCGTTGGGCTGGTGCTTTCGCCGCGAGGAGCTTGA
- a CDS encoding hydroxymethylglutaryl-CoA reductase, degradative, producing MEPIISSRISGFYRHSPEARLSKLREMELLDATSSEHLARGGSIDVELADRLSENVISTHALPLGLGLNFLINGRDVLVPMATEEPSVVAAASNAARMTRHSGGFVGEADPPIMTAQIQLDDVPEPYAAAARILEAKARLFAMGDEAIPRMVARGGGVRDLEVRVLDEALGILVVHVHVDVGDCMGANTVDSVAEAMAPGVQDLAGGRMGLRILTNLPLRRLVRVRVSVRDEDVGGAELAMGIMRASRFAELDVFRAATHNKGFMNGVDAVALALGQDFRAIEAGAHAYAATSGTYRPISTWKRTSDGLVGSAELPLAVGTVGGLSQAHPGVRAAFDMIRVNSSGELAIVMASVGLASNLAALRALAGEGIQLGHMRLHERKRALEPNEQPLRSATNGRHSEGSP from the coding sequence ATGGAACCGATTATTTCCAGCCGAATCAGTGGGTTTTACCGTCATTCACCAGAGGCACGTTTGTCCAAGCTGCGCGAGATGGAGCTTCTCGATGCGACGTCGAGCGAACATCTTGCACGTGGTGGGAGCATCGATGTCGAGCTGGCGGATCGCTTGAGTGAAAACGTCATTTCGACGCACGCGTTGCCGCTTGGATTGGGCCTGAACTTTTTGATCAACGGTCGCGACGTCCTGGTCCCCATGGCGACGGAAGAACCGAGCGTCGTCGCCGCAGCGTCGAATGCAGCGCGCATGACGCGTCATTCGGGAGGGTTTGTCGGAGAAGCCGATCCGCCCATCATGACGGCGCAAATTCAGCTCGACGACGTCCCCGAACCATACGCTGCTGCAGCTCGCATTCTCGAAGCGAAAGCACGCCTCTTTGCGATGGGTGACGAAGCGATTCCGCGCATGGTGGCTCGAGGTGGCGGAGTTCGAGATCTCGAGGTGCGTGTGCTCGATGAAGCGCTCGGCATTCTCGTGGTTCACGTGCACGTCGACGTCGGCGATTGCATGGGTGCCAATACCGTCGATTCGGTCGCCGAGGCGATGGCGCCCGGCGTGCAGGATCTCGCGGGCGGAAGGATGGGTTTGCGCATCCTGACAAACCTGCCGCTGCGTCGTCTCGTGCGCGTGCGCGTGTCCGTGCGTGACGAAGACGTTGGAGGTGCGGAGCTTGCGATGGGAATCATGCGAGCGAGTCGGTTTGCCGAGCTCGATGTTTTTCGCGCCGCCACGCACAACAAGGGCTTCATGAATGGTGTCGACGCCGTTGCGCTCGCGCTGGGTCAAGACTTTCGCGCCATCGAAGCCGGAGCACACGCGTATGCCGCGACGAGCGGAACGTATCGACCGATCAGCACGTGGAAACGTACGTCGGATGGTCTCGTCGGAAGCGCTGAATTGCCGCTCGCGGTTGGCACGGTCGGTGGTTTGTCGCAGGCACATCCTGGTGTTCGTGCCGCGTTCGACATGATCCGGGTCAACTCGTCCGGAGAGCTGGCGATCGTGATGGCGTCGGTTGGGCTCGCGTCGAATTTGGCCGCACTTCGAGCGCTTGCAGGGGAGGGAATTCAGCTTGGGCACATGCGCCTGCATGAGCGCAAGCGTGCGCTCGAACCAAATGAGCAACCGCTGCGATCGGCAACGAACGGACGACACTCGGAGGGTTCGCCATGA
- the ubiE gene encoding bifunctional demethylmenaquinone methyltransferase/2-methoxy-6-polyprenyl-1,4-benzoquinol methylase UbiE: protein MNSADKPEHAPTNLGSGAMFDAIAARYDTLNRILSLGMDQGWRRKAVAALALEPNAKVLDLATGTGDLAIAIAQTHSDVTVVGVDPSKNMLAEGIRKVDAAGLSGRIELQEGDAQSLSFEDETFDGVTIAFGIRNVPDRAKALREIARVTRLGGRVAVLELSEPRGGMLGVLARTYVHEIVPRVGGFLSGAKEYRYLQKSIAAFPPADEFAQMMEDAGLTVLEMSALTFGVAHLYVGTPKRGAARRPEAS, encoded by the coding sequence ATGAACAGTGCAGACAAACCCGAACATGCCCCGACAAACCTTGGTAGCGGTGCGATGTTCGATGCCATTGCGGCACGTTACGACACGTTGAACCGCATTTTGTCGCTTGGAATGGATCAAGGCTGGCGTCGCAAGGCCGTCGCCGCCCTTGCGCTCGAACCGAACGCCAAGGTTCTCGACCTTGCTACAGGGACCGGGGATCTTGCGATTGCGATTGCACAGACGCATTCCGACGTAACGGTCGTTGGTGTCGATCCGTCGAAAAACATGCTGGCGGAAGGCATTCGCAAGGTGGACGCGGCTGGGCTATCGGGACGAATCGAGCTTCAGGAAGGCGATGCGCAATCGCTTTCGTTCGAAGACGAAACGTTCGACGGAGTGACCATTGCGTTTGGCATTCGAAACGTGCCGGATCGAGCGAAGGCGCTGCGCGAGATCGCTCGCGTGACGCGCCTTGGTGGTCGAGTCGCCGTGTTGGAATTGTCGGAACCTCGAGGCGGCATGCTCGGCGTGCTCGCGCGGACGTACGTGCACGAGATCGTTCCGCGCGTCGGGGGATTTCTTTCGGGCGCAAAGGAATATCGTTATCTCCAGAAATCGATTGCTGCATTTCCTCCGGCTGACGAATTTGCGCAGATGATGGAGGATGCGGGTTTGACCGTGCTCGAAATGTCGGCGCTCACGTTTGGCGTGGCGCACCTTTACGTGGGCACGCCCAAGCGAGGAGCGGCGCGCCGTCCGGAGGCGTCGTGA
- the menD gene encoding 2-succinyl-5-enolpyruvyl-6-hydroxy-3-cyclohexene-1-carboxylic-acid synthase, with product MSRDQFAWIETFMETLAFAGVRDVVVCPGSRSTPLALAADTTEGFVRHVAVDERAAAFFALGQARVKGRPSAVLCTSGTAGAHFLPAIIEASQSHIPLLVLTADRPWDLVGVAAPQTTDQHALFGVHVRAFLELGLHEASLKDGVAARVAAQAVSGTLSPTPGPVHVNVRLRKPLEPTKPWPHSATRFGANVARGKTRVFMPKVAPSPEAIDTLVEHASRARRGLIVCGPAKLDRPNEPLRDAAVALARATGFVLLAETTSQARFGKTDPNVVECPAFDAILRDPPLCKALETDLILELGAPPTSSNYAAYVEQHAAAPRFVIAAHGWNDPAQDATALVLADPAEVCRAVTDRLLSHTVAPDPRWASAFRRANALVWSFAEKHAGGPSLTEALVARTVVSRCPEGALLAVGNSLPVRDVDLWAPARQTRLDVLHQRGVSGIDGLVAGASGAASVANRPVVLLLGDTSMLHDLSSLVLARHVPGPLVIVVVQNQGGRIFERLPVVHAVDRERFDKYFTMHEAVDLGHAAAAFGIGFVQTDNHETFVQSFDEALRKPGATLIEAVVPPEDGTARAARFRAEVAERLRFLCEEVSR from the coding sequence ATGAGCCGCGATCAATTCGCTTGGATCGAAACGTTCATGGAAACGCTTGCGTTTGCAGGTGTGCGTGACGTCGTGGTTTGTCCAGGATCGCGCTCTACGCCGCTCGCGCTTGCTGCCGACACGACCGAGGGCTTCGTTCGTCACGTTGCGGTGGACGAACGCGCTGCCGCCTTTTTTGCGCTGGGTCAAGCTCGAGTGAAGGGTCGTCCGAGCGCTGTGCTTTGCACGTCGGGTACCGCCGGAGCGCACTTTCTTCCGGCGATCATCGAAGCGTCGCAAAGCCACATCCCACTGCTCGTGCTGACGGCGGATCGTCCGTGGGATCTCGTCGGTGTCGCAGCGCCGCAGACGACGGATCAACACGCGCTTTTTGGCGTGCATGTGCGAGCTTTCTTGGAGCTTGGCCTGCATGAGGCATCGCTGAAGGATGGTGTTGCGGCTCGAGTCGCTGCGCAGGCGGTTTCGGGAACACTTTCGCCTACGCCGGGCCCCGTACACGTCAACGTTCGTCTTCGCAAACCGCTCGAACCGACGAAACCATGGCCGCATTCGGCGACGAGGTTCGGTGCGAATGTGGCGCGTGGGAAGACGCGGGTGTTCATGCCAAAAGTGGCGCCGTCTCCCGAGGCCATCGACACGTTGGTCGAACATGCGTCGCGGGCGCGTCGAGGTCTCATCGTTTGTGGACCCGCGAAGCTCGATCGTCCGAACGAACCATTGCGTGATGCGGCGGTGGCTCTTGCGCGAGCGACAGGGTTTGTCCTGCTTGCGGAAACCACGAGCCAGGCGCGGTTTGGAAAGACCGACCCCAACGTCGTAGAGTGTCCGGCATTCGATGCGATCCTGCGCGATCCACCGTTGTGCAAGGCGCTCGAGACCGATCTGATTCTCGAGCTTGGTGCTCCTCCCACGTCGAGCAACTATGCCGCATACGTCGAACAGCACGCGGCTGCTCCAAGGTTTGTCATTGCCGCTCACGGCTGGAACGATCCCGCACAAGACGCTACGGCGCTCGTGCTCGCAGATCCCGCCGAAGTTTGTCGAGCTGTAACCGATCGTTTGTTATCGCATACGGTCGCCCCGGATCCTCGGTGGGCGTCTGCTTTCCGGCGCGCAAACGCATTGGTGTGGTCATTCGCGGAAAAACACGCGGGAGGCCCTTCGCTGACCGAAGCACTCGTTGCGCGAACGGTTGTTTCACGATGTCCAGAAGGGGCCTTGCTCGCGGTAGGAAATAGTTTGCCCGTGCGCGACGTGGACTTGTGGGCACCCGCCCGGCAAACGCGCCTCGATGTGCTGCATCAACGTGGCGTCAGCGGAATCGATGGGCTCGTTGCCGGAGCTTCCGGTGCGGCGAGCGTTGCCAATCGGCCCGTGGTGCTGCTTCTGGGTGATACGAGCATGCTGCACGACCTTTCGAGTTTGGTGCTCGCGCGGCACGTGCCCGGGCCGCTGGTCATCGTCGTCGTGCAAAACCAAGGCGGGCGAATCTTCGAGCGATTGCCCGTCGTGCACGCTGTCGATCGGGAGCGTTTCGATAAGTACTTCACGATGCACGAAGCGGTTGATCTCGGGCACGCGGCGGCCGCGTTTGGAATCGGGTTCGTCCAGACAGACAATCACGAAACGTTCGTTCAGTCCTTCGACGAGGCATTGCGAAAGCCGGGAGCGACGCTGATCGAGGCGGTGGTGCCGCCGGAAGACGGCACTGCGCGGGCAGCTCGGTTTCGCGCGGAAGTCGCGGAGAGGCTTCGTTTCTTGTGTGAGGAGGTGTCGCGATGA
- the aroF gene encoding 3-deoxy-7-phosphoheptulonate synthase, which produces MIVSLRSDADASGVLRELTCRGLWVSRVERGTSGGSVHYVIAPHSQPADPMDLARIDGVLEVTAPAPAHPLVSAQGPVVDVRGVRIGLSQPIFMCGPCSLESEDQVRETAAVLAGSGVSFIRGGAWKPRTSPYSFQGHGDKALEWVRRAADANGLLVVTEALGEGHVSAVAEYADLVQIGSRNMQNFSLLKAIGKTGKPVLLKRGMSSTIDEWLLAGEYLLAHGTKGVIFCERGIRGFDDSTRNLLDLGAVAILRHVHRLPVIVDPSHGAGRRDLVLPLGRAALAAGAAGLMIETHPDPGRALSDGPQAIPLAELGAMVRELGQTVVR; this is translated from the coding sequence ATGATCGTGTCATTGAGAAGCGACGCGGATGCGTCCGGTGTTCTACGGGAGCTCACGTGCCGAGGGCTTTGGGTTTCACGTGTGGAACGAGGCACCTCCGGAGGCTCGGTGCATTACGTGATCGCGCCGCATTCGCAGCCGGCTGATCCCATGGATCTGGCGAGGATCGACGGCGTGCTCGAAGTAACAGCGCCGGCGCCCGCGCATCCGCTCGTGTCGGCGCAAGGACCGGTCGTCGATGTGCGCGGCGTGCGAATCGGTTTGTCACAACCGATCTTCATGTGCGGGCCATGCAGCCTCGAGTCCGAAGACCAGGTGCGCGAAACGGCAGCCGTTCTCGCGGGTAGTGGCGTGTCGTTCATTCGCGGAGGCGCGTGGAAGCCGCGCACGAGTCCCTATTCGTTCCAGGGGCATGGCGACAAGGCACTCGAATGGGTTCGTCGCGCCGCCGATGCAAACGGGCTGCTCGTCGTCACCGAAGCGCTTGGCGAAGGCCACGTATCTGCCGTCGCCGAGTATGCAGATCTCGTGCAAATCGGCTCGCGCAACATGCAGAACTTCTCGCTGCTCAAGGCGATCGGGAAAACGGGCAAACCCGTTCTGCTCAAGCGCGGCATGTCCTCGACCATCGACGAGTGGCTTCTCGCGGGCGAGTACCTGCTCGCGCATGGCACCAAAGGCGTGATCTTTTGCGAGCGTGGAATTCGCGGATTCGATGATTCGACGCGCAATCTGCTCGACCTAGGGGCCGTGGCGATTCTGCGTCACGTGCATCGATTGCCGGTGATCGTCGATCCATCTCACGGAGCGGGGCGGCGCGATCTCGTGCTTCCGCTCGGGCGCGCTGCGCTCGCCGCGGGAGCTGCAGGGCTGATGATCGAGACGCATCCCGACCCAGGACGAGCACTTTCCGATGGACCACAGGCGATACCTCTTGCCGAGCTCGGAGCGATGGTCCGCGAGCTAGGACAAACGGTGGTGCGATGA